The genomic region ttactattttcgGAAAATGTTTCCtttcgcttttttatttttattatgtaattatgcAACATTATGAATATATCTAATTCGTGTACTGTTTTTTCGTcaattatattcttttataatgttattcatGGGacattgtatgtttatctGGCACTTATCGCCTTAACTAATAAAAGACGATAGAAATATCACTCACCATATagtgttatatgtatatagtcttCATACATAAGTATGTAGTACAGTAATGCCAAGAATTTAACCCTCTTTCAGGCAGTTggtatgttataatttttgattctATTTGGTAACTCCCTATTTCGGATTAACTACAAAAAGATTCTTAAAAAGGCGCGTGAAAAGATTTCCACTGCATCAAGAATACCCTTTATATATTAAGCTTTACGGGCATTTTTGAGCGGCTATGACCATATTAGTGAAAAAGTATCCCTTATCACCAAAGAAGGTTCAGTTTTAGACATATTGCCGTATGACTCCACAGAGTATGACTAATAATGAGTTACGTTAAGTGCGTTGTGACGCACTAAGTCATTTTTACGCAAAAAGATATATCTCTCATTATGTCATTGAAAGAAACGATGATCGACGAGTCGCTATTAACATTCTACAAAAGTGACCCATTTCCCAGATATGTCCATTTGCGAAAAAGAAGAATTGCGTCACATCCATTCAGTGGTATTGCGattcatattaatattcttaaatCAAGTCTGTGAAAGCGTTTATAAAGCGTTAATCGCGAaatgtgtatttaaatttttaaagaatagaTCAAAGCTTATGATGATACGTTTTTGTTGTGGTTGTAATTGAGACAGATTTTTTGTTCAAgagtatattttcatttcaacgAATCCATTTTTGCAACAtccattttaaatatgttgtgTGTACACTGGTTTATGTAATTCTTACAGCAACCACCTTTTTACCGGGATAATCAGCTTCCGTAGGAATTTCTTGAAGTAATTCAAGAAAGCGGGTGCATAGATTATGctaactctctctctctctctctctcatttttGCGCATATTCAGTGTAACTTTCCCCCAGTGGTcttgtcaaatttcaaatcttgtGAAATTTCAGTAAGTTTTGGTTGTGTCAAAAAATGTGTCACTAACCATTGTGATTCATACTGTGCCTAGATTGAAATTATGGGCTAGAGTCTagtcaaaaatttaaacattattttaactcTACAAAAGCACACTGATTTTAAACCTGTCTGTCTATAGGTAAATGAGATTTTGTCTATCCCATAAAGGAAAAAATTCTTCGACAATAGATATAAAGAATGTGTTATCTTTGTCAAGAAAGTGTATATGAGGTATTTTTAAGATTGCGAAAAATTTATTCGAGAATACTTCAAAAGTGTCTTAATTtcgtatgaaataaaacacaataaattacagtgaaaagcatatatttataacaaaaacaaaaataaaattgtaaacttTAACATAATGTACACTTAGCTTCAAAGCAGTAAATTCTAGAACAATCCATCATGAAATATGATAACAgcgttattatatttatttttagtccaCTGCGCATAAATTTAGTCGATGTtgtatcaaattaaagaaattcatATCTTTTGAAACATGTCCAATGAATATAAGCCctaaatgaatgaaatctGAACATTTTTGATCCTAATACAGattaatacattaattttacaCTTATGTTGCCTTAAATTCAGACTCTATTCAACACGTATGAAAAAAGATCATTTTCACATGGTTTCTCTAACGATCTGCATTTATTTCGTATTTATCTATtgaaaactataaattttcttcatcccataaaaaaataaatcaaatcacacacaatgagttagcctcgatggaagttcgagacttgtgttatatATAACGcgatgataatattttaaaaatggaaacaaATTAGCGCAGTGGCACCTCGAAAATTGAACCTACCAAATGAAATAAGTCTTCATACATTTGTATGACATGGCTGTCGTCTGCACTTATTATAcgttgtattattttgttattaatttaaccgCTTGATGTAAGTTATCTTGTAATAAAATGTTGCattaaaatggttttatttttattatccaaAGGCACAAGCGCGTTCTACGTGGTTTATTTAACTATGCTAGTTTCGGCTGTATCAAGCAATCTATATAGACTTATAGTATAACAAACAGTTTCTCACTATAGATAAACTTTtataacagtattttttaaacttttataaataccttATGCAGTTTAAAGAGGTTTAATAGCAAATGTACGTAATTATTGTCGACATGTATATATAATGGAAATGTACTTTTTGTGTAATATTGTACTCAGAGAACTTTTGTAGGCAGGTGTAAAACATCCGTTTTGTGACACCCTGTACTTGAGGTACATAATTGCAAACACAGTTATAGACACTTCgatgaatttaaatattttacaatagctataatttttaaaattttattgttattgcaCACAGTTACTTAACAAGTTTCTCAATAACAAGGGGTTGGTTACCAAAAAAAAGAGACCCAAAAGggaaaataacaagaaatatattattttcaatacattTGATTAGAACACAACAAAGCTCAAAGACCgcaattaaaatcattaagaAATAACAGTGTCCAATCCCTTCAGATCCCTTTCTGTGTTACaacttacaaattttattgtcaTGAGGAACATACGTCCGCTTTTTTTATGGTCTTTATAGTATTTGGTTACCCAGCTACTGATGTACCCTTCTCGATGTACCTACTACTTTCTTCTGCCAAatcttatgtaaataatattttttcttgcaAGAATACTAAAGTTCATTCCTAATCTATCCTTTTCCTCTCTCCTTTCGTTGATATCTCTATCGCATTAATAACATTCGTCGAATATATTATCTTCAAAATCAGCACTCAAAAAGAATTTCAGCTGTTTATCGTCATTTGCTTTCAGAAGttctaatattttatcatctttCAGTTGATTTAAAGAATACATGTATTCTAAGAATACCTTTTCAGCCAATAATATAGTGGTGCTATCTTTTTCTTCCAACATTCCTTTTATCAAGCCAGACACAAACCTCCCAAAGCTTTTGCCTGCATGGAAAGCAGCTGAAAAATAATCTATCAATACTTTGGCGTAAATTTCTACAATCGACTCGAAATATTCGGCTTTTAATTGTATCACTTCATGAGTTATATATTTGCCGTAAATAAAGCTGACAATGTCCACTCCAATATCTTTTGTTTTGGTTTTATCTGAGAAAATCAATGGGTTCTGTTTAATACTCTGTCTGATTGCTTTgtaatataacataataagaTGCATCGTGATGTAACTGTCCACATATTCTACGATGGGCATAGTGTCTTTTAGCCATTCTACAATATGCTGCAGCACAGGCAAGCATGAAACGTAAGCCGTATCCATAAACACATCTGTGTATTTCAAACTATACATAAAGCTTTTCCAGTAATTAAGAAACGTGTCCTTTGATTTTGCATCATTATTTGCTTCATCAAAGAAAGTCTTCATGAGGCTCAAAAACCTCCTACCGATAGTTTCAAATCGTTGCTTTTGAATATCTTCACTCTTAcacaacaataaatacttCGCAATAATCCGGATAATTAGACAATTTTTAACACTGTAGGGATATTTGGTGTTTTGAGCCTTTTCAAATGTCAGCTCGTTATCCAAAAATTCTTGTATCAAATcgataaagaatttttcatcCGCTTTTGTTAAATAATCCTCGATTTCAGACAGAATTCGTACTCTTTCTTCTTGCGAGACCTTTCGGAGTACTTTGTACACGATCGCTCCGTAATCCGCTCTGATACTTTCTGGAAAATTCTTTAGTTCAaaaagcctatctcttatATGTGAGTGTTTGGGttgtgataaatcactgtgtTCCAAAACATCTTTCCCCGTTTCCCAAATCTTTTGATCAAACGTTTCACCTCGTCGCCTCAGGTgacgtattattattttaattgcgaCAGTAGGTCTTGAACGCGCGACTCTTGCAAGAACTTCTACTTCTCTCCCAATCCTCTCTGCTAGTAAATATGAAAGCCTAGCAGCACGTGGCCAATCacataacaattttatgttttcGTCTACTTTATTAATACTACAGATGGATATTTGATTTGCCACCGCTTTAACCCCAGCCTTACGCCAACCCAAAACATTCAAGTCTAGTTGCGGTCTTGCTAAATGTCCGTAAGCTCTTAAAGCTGCCGCTAATCGCTTCTGTTCTGTAGTTTTTTCATCAATACTATCTACTTCTTGCAATCGTTTTAAGAGCGTCGAACCAGCTAATATCGCGAAGGAACGACTAAGGTCTGCTCGTGGATCTTTTGCAATTTCCTTATCTATTTTACTTAGATAATGCTGAGCTAAACCTtgattttcagaaaaatatatagcCAATTTGCGAAGAAAAATGTCGTGgtcaagttttttatttactaattcaTCGAACTTAtctgtatttttaagtatttcgGAGTCATGTCGTAAGACATTCAAATACGACGCATTTCTCTGTAAAAACGTGAAGTTTTCACGACATAAATCTTTTCTGGCTATTTTTGCGTAGTATAATTGTTGCAATAACATAACACAAGCTTCGGTGTCCTGACGCGCTAACTTGGTAACAAGAGGAAGAAGTTCAGGGCagtgattaatttttaatttataatctttCAAAACATTCATTACTGCTTGCAGCCTTACTATGGCTTTATTGATATCGGTTTGTTCTTTCGCGGACGCAAGAAGCATAAATGGTAGTTTGTTAACAACACTACGTTTCTCGTCTTCATTTAAGTTATATTCAGAAAAGGTTGAAAATTCATCAATAAATGCAGATAATACTTTAGGCGAGCATTCTTCATCTAATAAAACATTTCGGAGTACAACAGCGTGCAGACCCTCATAACATTTTTCGGAAGAATACTCGCCATCTAAGCCGAGGCCGTGTGCAAATCTTATAAGTAGCTGCCAGATATCGTTCGGCAGGCGCCAGACATTAGCTCGTTTCACCAAACTTCGCACAATGGTGGCACGGAAATTATCAGCTTCATTATTGTGTTTCGTTGAAAGCAACTCCAAAACCTCTTTCACATACTCCACGCGACCTCCAGTCTTGCTGACCAATACAAGCATCATGTACTCTCGCATTTGGACAGAACTTTCTGCAGGTATCTGTTTGCTCAACTcagtaaatgtatttttgaagttaatgcacctatatttattaaaaagctTGTC from Amyelois transitella isolate CPQ chromosome 27, ilAmyTran1.1, whole genome shotgun sequence harbors:
- the LOC106130432 gene encoding uncharacterized protein LOC106130432; the protein is MTYLPITLAGNNLGERHRHLNSLVNDAYVKKVPFQSIKNAPESSAVDRLFKIDLASKLRQTNYIFSNLKDTDMLYVSRALQLWLLEPQYQDVMNPSYLESLLYPDMTTTAVNKMNNWLHVHLKDPARCLEFFQYYSGKNFDLALKFLWNCPENVIADTIAKSPKKITPKRMMLLCEKCPRAVRTFYEAMSKDKDLVDEYLHYEGNYFRCLSNLINTDSDLLLDIAEKYYNSNCCNPFSSALTRVVMSKHKDRYIKKPELYAAWLLHTPTLAKFLNNDEIKDIVLRLARAEYLGSYFFTYKRVEPLIKRLSWEEREAFKKLVFVDKCVSNKVKDWPYPPPKSPFVRSDLGHHVFEDNKFEPYGGGNIVPMSLSFRCGFMKRGCRLKQSLHKVETLLDKLFNKYRCINFKNTFTELSKQIPAESSVQMREYMMLVLVSKTGGRVEYVKEVLELLSTKHNNEADNFRATIVRSLVKRANVWRLPNDIWQLLIRFAHGLGLDGEYSSEKCYEGLHAVVLRNVLLDEECSPKVLSAFIDEFSTFSEYNLNEDEKRSVVNKLPFMLLASAKEQTDINKAIVRLQAVMNVLKDYKLKINHCPELLPLVTKLARQDTEACVMLLQQLYYAKIARKDLCRENFTFLQRNASYLNVLRHDSEILKNTDKFDELVNKKLDHDIFLRKLAIYFSENQGLAQHYLSKIDKEIAKDPRADLSRSFAILAGSTLLKRLQEVDSIDEKTTEQKRLAAALRAYGHLARPQLDLNVLGWRKAGVKAVANQISICSINKVDENIKLLCDWPRAARLSYLLAERIGREVEVLARVARSRPTVAIKIIIRHLRRRGETFDQKIWETGKDVLEHSDLSQPKHSHIRDRLFELKNFPESIRADYGAIVYKVLRKVSQEERVRILSEIEDYLTKADEKFFIDLIQEFLDNELTFEKAQNTKYPYSVKNCLIIRIIAKYLLLCKSEDIQKQRFETIGRRFLSLMKTFFDEANNDAKSKDTFLNYWKSFMYSLKYTDVFMDTAYVSCLPVLQHIVEWLKDTMPIVEYVDSYITMHLIMLYYKAIRQSIKQNPLIFSDKTKTKDIGVDIVSFIYGKYITHEVIQLKAEYFESIVEIYAKVLIDYFSAAFHAGKSFGRFVSGLIKGMLEEKDSTTILLAEKVFLEYMYSLNQLKDDKILELLKANDDKQLKFFLSADFEDNIFDECY